In Hermetia illucens chromosome 1, iHerIll2.2.curated.20191125, whole genome shotgun sequence, one genomic interval encodes:
- the LOC119661527 gene encoding uncharacterized protein LOC119661527, whose translation MKLYIILGFLMQCCSLGLQKNLNSLKIINVECIANNDWVKDIECFLKPLRNRSIQLQAKIPFKRTINFMKFHIQTFRWYSGFRPYLVDFWFDFCDVVSKSKNMNPLLRPFYMLITTYSTLKHPCPIEGLVEVPPAVPDLSVFPSMLVTGVYLLNITAVEKTLNQWMLTFRVKAEITSDLKE comes from the exons ATGAAATTGTATATAATTCTTGGTTTTCTGATGCAATGTTGTTCGCTTGGGTTACAAAAG AATCTCAATTCGCTCAAAATCATCAACGTGGAATGTATCGCTAACAATGACTGGGTCAAAGATATAGAATGCTTCTTAAAACCGCTCAGAAACAGGTCCATTCAACTTCAAGCAAAAATACCTTTCAAAAGGACGATTAATTTTATGAAG TTTCATATTCAAACCTTTCGATGGTATAGTGGATTTCGTCCGTATCTAGTCGATTTCTGGTTCGACTTCTGCGATGTAGTgtcaaaatctaaaaatatgaaTCCTCTGTTGAGGCCCTTTTATATGTTAATAACGACTTATTCAACATTAAAGCATCCATGTCCTATCGAA GGATTAGTTGAGGTTCCGCCAGCTGTACCTGACTTGTCAGTTTTCCCGTCGATGCTCGTAACAGGGGTTTACCTTTTGAATATCACTGCAGTGGAGAAAACCCTTAACCAGTGGATGTTAACATTCAGAGTTAAGGCAGAAATTACCAGTGACTTAAAAGAATGA